A single genomic interval of Lynx canadensis isolate LIC74 chromosome A2, mLynCan4.pri.v2, whole genome shotgun sequence harbors:
- the CAMKV gene encoding caM kinase-like vesicle-associated protein, with product MPFGCVTLGDKKNYNQPSEVTDRYDLGQVIKTEEFCEIFRAKDKTTGKLHTCKKFQKRDGRKVRKAAKNEIGILKMVKHPNILQLVDVFVTRKEYFIFLELATGREVFDWILDQGYYSERDTSNVVRQVLEAVAYLHSLKIVHRNLKLENLVYYNRLKNSKIVISDFHLAKLENGLIKEPCGTPEYLAPEVVGRQRYGRPVDCWAIGVIMYILLSGNPPFYEEVEEDDYENHDKNLFRKILAGDYEFDSPYWDDISQAAKDLVTRLMEVEQDQRITAEEAISHEWISGNAASDKNIKDGVCAQIEKNFARAKWKKAVRVTTLMKRLRAPEQSSTATAQSAPATDTATAGAAGGATAASGAAPALGGSATSATVGDAAFAAKSDNTAPADRSATPATDGSVTPATDGSVTPATDGSITPATDGSITPATDRSVTPATDGRATPATEESIMPTTQSSVTPATKAAATPEPALAQPDSTAPGGTTGQAPPSSKGEEAAGYAQESRREETS from the exons ATGCCGTTTGGGTGTGTGACTCTGGGCGATAAGAAGAACTATAACCAGCCGTCGGAGGTGACTGACAGATATGATTTGGGACAGGTCATCAAGAC TGAGGAGTTCTGTGAGATCTTCCGGGCCAAGGACAAGACGACGGGCAAGCTGCACACCTGCAAGAAGTTCCAGAAGCGGGACGGCCGCAAGGTGCGGAAGGCGGCCAAGAACGAAATAGGCATCCTCAAGAT GGTGAAGCATCCCAACATCCTGCAACTGGTGGATGTGTTTGTGACCCGCAAGGAGTACTTCATCTTCCTGGAGCT GGCCACGGGGAGGGAGGTGTTTGACTGGATCCTGGACCAGGGCTACTACTCGGAGCGAGATACAAGCAATGTGGTGCGGCAGGTCCTGGAGGCCGTGGCCTACCTGCACTCACTCAAGATCGTGCACAGGAACCTCAAG CTGGAGAACCTGGTTTACTATAATCGGTTGAAGAACTCAAAGATTGTCATCAGCGACTTCCACCTGGCTAAGCTAGAGAATGGCCTCATCAAGGAGCCCTGTGGGACTCCCGAGTACCTGg CCCCAGAGGTGGTAGGCCGGCAGCGGTATGGACGCCCCGTGGACTGCTGGGCCATTGGAGTCATCATGTATATCCT GCTTTCAGGGAACCCACCTTTCTatgaggaggtggaggaagatgACTATGAGAACCACGACAAGAACCTCTTCCGCAAGATCCTAGCTGGCGACTACGAGTTTGACTCTCCATACTGGGATGACATTTCCCAGGCAG CCAAAGACCTGGTCACAAGGCTGATGGAGGTGGAGCAAGACCAGCGCATCACTGCAGAAGAGGCCATCTCCCATGAGTG GATTTCTGGCAATGCTGCTTCTGATAAGAACATCAAGGATGGTGTCTGCGCCCAGATTGAAAAGAACTTTGCCAGGGCTAAGTGGAAG AAGGCTGTCCGAGTGACCACCCTCATGAAACGGCTCCGGGCACCAGAGCAGTCCAGCACAGCTACAGCCCAGTCTGCCCCAGCCACAGACACTGCCACCGCTGGGGCTGCAGGTGGGGCCACAGCTGCAAGTGGAGCTGCCCCAGCCCTTGGGGGCAGTGCCACCTCAGCCACAGTGGGTGATGCTGCTTTTGCTGCAAAGAGTGATAATACAGCCCCCGCAGACCGTAGTGCCACCCCAGCCACAGATGGCAGTGTCACCCCAGCCACTGATGGCAGTGTCACCCCAGCCACCGATGGGAGCATCACCCCAGCCACCGATGGGAGCATCACCCCAGCTACCGACAGGAGTGTTACTCCAGCCACCGACGGGAGAGCCACACCAGCTACAGAAGAGAGCATCATGCCCACCACTCAAAGCAGTGTCACACCGGCCACCAAGGCAGCTGCCACCCCTGAGCCGGCTTTGGCCCAGCCGGACAGCACAGCCCCCGGGGGCACAACAGGCCAGGCTCCACCCTCTAGTAAAGGGGAAGAGGCTGCTGGCTATGCCCAGGAGTCTCGGAGGGAGGAGACCAGCTGA